The sequence ACAATTCACCAGACCACCCTTTTTGAAACTTAAATTGTTCACTGAAATTCACACTCCACGTAAAGTATCCTTTCTGCGCCGGCTTTCGCGTATAATCCAATTTAAATTGCCTGTAGGCCGCCAGCAGACTGTAATTCATACTCCACCAATCTGTCACCTTCACAGGTATACCTGCCTGAAACACCAGGTTATTCTGCCACAACATATTTTGTGAAGACACTATCAACACTGCACTATCCGGTGTTTCTGTCATCTGCCAGCGTACGATAGGATGATCATCTCTACTGGCTAAGATCGAAAATGAATAGCCTTTATAATTGTATCCTATTTTAAAAATATTCGTGATAGTAGGTATCAATGAAGGATTGCCTGATTCATAAGAATTAGGTCCTGTATAAGATTTATAAGAAGCCAGATCTGTATAAGCTGGCCGGGTGATTCGCTTATTGTAAGTGATAAACAATTCATGTCCGCCCGGGAATGTTTTATTAAAAGCAATGGAAGGAAACAGTTTTCCCATCTTACGAACAGTTGTCAACCGCGTATCGGCATATTCATACCTGCTACCCACTGTCAATGCAGTCGTAGAATCCAGCTGCCATTTTAGGGACGCATAGCCCGCCCCGATTATTTCTCTCATCACCCCATCATTCGTTGCATCCTTACCAGTTACATATTCACCATCTACCAGGCTTTTAATACCCGATGCACTTTCCGTACGGTTATAACTACCTTTTACACCTGCTTCCAGTTTCAATTTATCACTGAGCTGCGCTTTATAATCCAGTTTCACCACACCTACCTGTATCAATGTATGTGCATACCCTTCCTGTATGGGTGCAAACAAGGTATCGTTATTCCCAATCTCTTCTCCTTTCAGATTTACAAATGAATTCACCGCTTTGCTGGGGCGATCCATTGTATAGCGCAGGTAATCCAGGCTTACATTCAGGTGCTTTCCTTCCACATAGAAATCCGCAATCGTATTCTTCCATTTCATGTATTCATTGACATCTACATGATTGTATAAGATAGAATCAGGCAATACATTAAACATGCCGGTATTGATATTATGCAGATGCGTTTGACTATATCCAAACAGCAAACTACCGCCCATATGTTTGGAATCAAAACCTACTCTGGCGGTATGACTGTTCTCCACTGGCTGCATCACACCTGTTACATCAGAATAGGTCAACCCTCCATATAAAGGTTCTACAGCTGTACCGATCGCATGCCAATTCGCATTACTCCTGTTATGATTATAACTGTAGGAACCATACCACTTATTATATCCCAGTTGTACACTCGTACCTGCTTTCTCTCCCCAGCCATAGCCCGCAGTAGCGCTCACACTACCATTCAAACCGACATTGCTGTTCTTCTTTAAAACAATATTGATAATGCCGCCATCACCTTCTGCATCATAACCTGCACCCGGTGTAGTGAGCAGCTCGATCTTTTCCACATCGTCCGCCCGCATTCCTCTCAGCAAGGCTACTACCTGTGTAATGGGCATACGCAATAGCTTTCCATTCAGCATTACCATCACACTACTTTTTCCATTCATAGAAATACTATTGTTTCTATGATCGATGATAATACCCGGTGCACGTTCCAGCACCTCCAATGCCGCACTGCCTTTGGAGAGGATACTGCTTTCTACATTCACTACTATCCCCTGTTCCTGTTGCTGATAAAGTGGTTTCGTACCACGTATCACCACTTCCCCCAGTTGCCGGCGGTTAGTCTGCAATACCTGTACGCCTACATTTCGGGGTCCATCCAGGGGTAAATTTACACCCTCGTACCCAATCGCATTTATCCTGAGCACATATTGTCCCGCTGGCACTTGAGCGATCAGAAAACCTCCCTGTTCATCAGAGACGGCTCCTTTAAAAATACTGCTATCTGCAGCTTTCAGTATGATGACATTCGCAAAAGGAACCGGCGCCCCCTGCACATCCTGTAGTTTGCCACTGACCTGCGCCAGGGCAGGCGAGCAAATTGCGATGATATAGCAAATTAGAAAAAGGCGTTTCATAATGCTTGTTTTCAGCAAAAGAATCTAAATTCTTTTCCTCCGAAAAAAGCGTATGACCACCCGTTGTAAATAATTGATGAAATACCCCACACCCGTTCATGTACAACCAGGTGCATTTGATCATTTTCCCGTGTTATTTCATATAATTATACCCACTGCCACAGCATATTTTCGTAAATTAGGGATATGGAAAAGCATTGGTTATTTCGTTACAGGCTCTACCATCTGCCATTCTGGGTAATGTATCATTATGCATGGTGGGTAGTGTCTTATGGCGATCCGCTCAAAGCGGCCAATACCATCCTGTTCACCCCTCATGCCGTAGAGTTCGCATTTTACGTCGTTTTTCAGGCGGTGGCAGTATATTTCAATTTGTACTACCTCATTCCTCAATTTCTTCAGAAAGGGAAATACCAGGCTTACATGGGCTACCTGTTGCTCACACTGGCAACCGCCACCTTGTGTATAGTAGGAGGGTATTATCTCATTCCCACTCCCAGTGATCTTTGTTTCTTTGGATTTGTTGGCAAAGCCCTGCCCAGTACCATGGCAAGTATGACCCTGGCCATGAGTATCAAGCTGGCCAAACACTGGATGCAAACAAAAGAACGCCAGCAATTATTAGAAAAAGAAAAACTGGAAACAGAATTGCAGTTTCTGCGCAATCAGTTTAATCCACATTTTTTATTCAATAGTATTAACTCTATCTTCTTCCTGATCCATAAAAATCCTGATGTAGCAAGTGCTTCACTGGCCAAATTCTCTGAATTATTGCGGCACCAATTGTATGAATGTAATGATCCACACATTCCACTCGATAAGGAAATAACTTTCCTGGAAAACTTTATAGAACTGGAAAAATTAAGACAGAATAAAAGCACCCGCATACAAGTGCATTTTACTGACAAACCTGTTGCGCATATTTCAATTGCACCATTTATACTGATGACATTTATTGAAAATGCATTTAAACATGTATCAGGTCAGGATGCAAACTGGATCAATATTCACCTGGAAATAGAGGCAGATCAACTACTTTTCAGGGTCAGCAATAGCACGACAGACAAGGCATCCAGTCAATACAGCGGTATTGGATTACAGAATGTAAGAAGAAGACTGGACCTGATATACCCTGGTCAATACCAATTAGATATCCAGGAAAAACCGGACAATTTCACCATCCAGCTACAAATCAACGCCGACGCCGGTAATGCAATGGAGATACTCCCGCTTGCAATTTAAAATGCCGGTTAAAATAAGACACATTATTAAATCCACTCACGGCTACACATCGTACCCGGTGGAAATGCCTGCCGCAGGCACCCTCCCGAAAAAAATGGCTGCCGACATTAGTGGAAGCTGTTTTTTTCGCAATGAGATTATTATCTTGTTGCTCATATAAAACCAACACGATATGAGGGTATTGATTCTACTGTTATGTTTAAACTATTTTCAACTATCTGCGCAACAAAAAAACTTCCCCATCACCAGCTACGGCGCCAAAGGTGATGGCAAAACCAACAACACCACCGCCATCCAGGAAGCTATCGACAAAGCAGCTGCCGCTGGCGGCGGTACAGTAGTCGTACCAGCCGGTAAGTTCGTAACCGGTGTCATCGCCCTGAAATCTGGTGTCACCCTGCACCTGGCGCCCAACTCCTTCCTTCTCGCAACCACCAGCCGTAAGGATTATGGTCCAGCCAAAGCCTCTGCCCTGATCGTTGCCAACAACCAGCAAAATATCGGCATCACGGGGAAAGGGACCATCGATGGACAAGGAGAACTGCTCCTGAAAGATATTTTTGACATGCTAAAAAAAGGCACACTAAAAGATAAAGAATGGCAGCATTACAACGAATGGGGACAAATGCGACCTGAAGAAAACAACCGTCCAAAGCTGGTTGCATTCACAAATTGTCAGCACGTAACGGTGAAAAATGTCACCATCCTGAATGGTCTCTGCTGGATACAGGACTATGTAAGCTGTACGGACATGATCTTCGACAGCATCAAAGTGATCAGCAATACCTTCCTGAATAACGACGGCATTGACCTGGTAGACTGCAAAAATGTAAAGCTTACCAACAGCAGCTTTGACGTAGCCGATGATGGCATTTGCCTGAAATCGCACGATACCGCAGGACTTTGTGAGAACATCTACATCGCCAATTGTAAGGTACGTTCCAGCGCCAGTGGGTTCAAAATGGGCACCGCCTCCTGGGGAGGATTCAAAAATATCACTGTAAAAAACATCTATGTATACAATACCTTCCGCTCTGCTATCGCTATTGAAACGGTAGATGGCGGAATTGTGGAAAACATTGATATCAGCAATATCACAGCAAAGAATACCGGTAATGCCATCTTCCTTCGCCTGGGCAAGCGCCAGGCACGTCGTGAACCCGGTACCCTCAGCAAAGTGCGAATTTCTAATGTAAAAGCGGAGATCCCAGCTACCAAACCTGATGCAGGGTATAATATGGAAGGGCCAAGAGAGCTTTTTGAACATAACACTTTCCCTGCCGGCATCTATGGCATACCCGGTCATCACATACAGGATGTGACTTTGGAAAATATAGATATCACCTACACCGAGAAATCCAGCATGGCGGTAGCGAATATCAATGTAGATTCATTACATCGTATTCCAGAAGCGATCAGCGATTATCCTGAATTCTCCATGTTCAGAGAATTGCCAGCATGGGGTTTTTATGTGAGACATGCGGATGGTATTACTTTCAAAAATGTAAAACTGAGCTATACTGGAGAGGAGTTCCGTACAGCTTGTATTTTTGATGATGTAAATGGATTGAAACTGGAAAAGGTGAAGATAAACAAAGCAGCTTCCAGACCGCTGATCATATTAAATAATGTAAAGGGGCCGGTAGTAGACGATCCGAACCTGACTAAAGAATAATAAAAAGAACCAACATATTACCTGACGTCATCGGGTATCCGAATTTCCTGGGGCTGGCCAAAAAGCAAAATGAAGGTCGTGACAATTGCTTAAACGATGACAGGTCTCCATCAGGTACCCGAAATAAATAAGGGCTGACCATTACTTTTTGGTCAGCCCTTATAGAATAAATTCCTGTAATCGTTGTCTCGTCACCGTCTGGTTCCCCCAATAAAAAGCATCCGCCTCATTCAACCTGGCCATCCCCGCATCAGACTGCCCTGCCAACCAACTCACAAATTCGGCTTTAGCGGTAAATGACAGTACCTTATCATCCATGATCCCATCCCACAAACCACCATAATAATAAACCCCATTCCGGTATTCCAACCCCATTCCACAATAATCCCGGTGGCCAAATCCAAAATTAGCTGTCAGCAACCGTTCCGCCACCTTTTCCGCCAATTCCACCCCATAGCTTTCCGTCTTGCTTTCCAGCAGGCGGCGCCAGTTTTGCTGCTGTACCCTGGCCTCCTGATCTCTTTGTCTTTGCACCTGCAGTGCTTCCTGTTGGAGGCGGCCCTTGCTCACCTGCTTATACACAAATTGATCCATGAGCAGATCTGCCTGTACGATCAATCCGCCCAGTTCCGGCTCCTGGAATACGTATT is a genomic window of Chitinophaga sp. LS1 containing:
- a CDS encoding outer membrane beta-barrel protein; its protein translation is MKRLFLICYIIAICSPALAQVSGKLQDVQGAPVPFANVIILKAADSSIFKGAVSDEQGGFLIAQVPAGQYVLRINAIGYEGVNLPLDGPRNVGVQVLQTNRRQLGEVVIRGTKPLYQQQEQGIVVNVESSILSKGSAALEVLERAPGIIIDHRNNSISMNGKSSVMVMLNGKLLRMPITQVVALLRGMRADDVEKIELLTTPGAGYDAEGDGGIINIVLKKNSNVGLNGSVSATAGYGWGEKAGTSVQLGYNKWYGSYSYNHNRSNANWHAIGTAVEPLYGGLTYSDVTGVMQPVENSHTARVGFDSKHMGGSLLFGYSQTHLHNINTGMFNVLPDSILYNHVDVNEYMKWKNTIADFYVEGKHLNVSLDYLRYTMDRPSKAVNSFVNLKGEEIGNNDTLFAPIQEGYAHTLIQVGVVKLDYKAQLSDKLKLEAGVKGSYNRTESASGIKSLVDGEYVTGKDATNDGVMREIIGAGYASLKWQLDSTTALTVGSRYEYADTRLTTVRKMGKLFPSIAFNKTFPGGHELFITYNKRITRPAYTDLASYKSYTGPNSYESGNPSLIPTITNIFKIGYNYKGYSFSILASRDDHPIVRWQMTETPDSAVLIVSSQNMLWQNNLVFQAGIPVKVTDWWSMNYSLLAAYRQFKLDYTRKPAQKGYFTWSVNFSEQFKFQKGWSGELSGFYWGPSYDGSKKVGSFGEVNVGVKKEMGKGTLQFAVEDIFSSMHIPFAFGQLTEEAHDLKSKVVYSAESSYFPVMKLTYFRAFGGTKQSHKEGGAKEEQERIN
- a CDS encoding sensor histidine kinase; the encoded protein is MEKHWLFRYRLYHLPFWVMYHYAWWVVSYGDPLKAANTILFTPHAVEFAFYVVFQAVAVYFNLYYLIPQFLQKGKYQAYMGYLLLTLATATLCIVGGYYLIPTPSDLCFFGFVGKALPSTMASMTLAMSIKLAKHWMQTKERQQLLEKEKLETELQFLRNQFNPHFLFNSINSIFFLIHKNPDVASASLAKFSELLRHQLYECNDPHIPLDKEITFLENFIELEKLRQNKSTRIQVHFTDKPVAHISIAPFILMTFIENAFKHVSGQDANWINIHLEIEADQLLFRVSNSTTDKASSQYSGIGLQNVRRRLDLIYPGQYQLDIQEKPDNFTIQLQINADAGNAMEILPLAI
- a CDS encoding glycoside hydrolase family 28 protein gives rise to the protein MRVLILLLCLNYFQLSAQQKNFPITSYGAKGDGKTNNTTAIQEAIDKAAAAGGGTVVVPAGKFVTGVIALKSGVTLHLAPNSFLLATTSRKDYGPAKASALIVANNQQNIGITGKGTIDGQGELLLKDIFDMLKKGTLKDKEWQHYNEWGQMRPEENNRPKLVAFTNCQHVTVKNVTILNGLCWIQDYVSCTDMIFDSIKVISNTFLNNDGIDLVDCKNVKLTNSSFDVADDGICLKSHDTAGLCENIYIANCKVRSSASGFKMGTASWGGFKNITVKNIYVYNTFRSAIAIETVDGGIVENIDISNITAKNTGNAIFLRLGKRQARREPGTLSKVRISNVKAEIPATKPDAGYNMEGPRELFEHNTFPAGIYGIPGHHIQDVTLENIDITYTEKSSMAVANINVDSLHRIPEAISDYPEFSMFRELPAWGFYVRHADGITFKNVKLSYTGEEFRTACIFDDVNGLKLEKVKINKAASRPLIILNNVKGPVVDDPNLTKE